A single Oryza brachyantha chromosome 8, ObraRS2, whole genome shotgun sequence DNA region contains:
- the LOC102705832 gene encoding putative germin-like protein 3-2: MAKLLATFVVVVFFLGLAATTLAGDPDMLQDICVADYKSLQGPLRLNGFPCKRPENVTADDFFFGGLTNPAGNAAVGSVVTPASVENLPGLNTMGVSMARIDYAPWGVNPPHTHPRAAEVIFVLEGSLDVGFITTGGGNNTLFARTVRRGEVFVFPRGLVHFQKNNGGSPAAVVSAFSSQLPGTQSVAETLFGAAPPVPSDTLARAFQIDAGTVELIKSKFPPKH, translated from the exons ATGGCCAAGCTCCTCGCcaccttcgtcgtcgtcgtcttcttcctggggctcgccgccaccacgctcgccggcgacccgGACATGCTCCAGGACATCTGCGTCGCCGACTACAAGTCCCTTCAGGGCC CGCTGCGGTTGAACGGGTTCCCGTGCAAGAGGCCGGAGAACGTGACGGCGGACGACTTCTTCTTCGGCGGGCTGACGAACCCGGCCGGGAACGCCGCCGTGGGGTCGGTGGTGACGCCGGCGAGCGTGGAGAACTTGCCGGGGCTGAACACGATGGGGGTGTCCATGGCGAGGATCGACTACGCGCCGTGGGGGGTGAACCCGCCGCACACccacccgcgcgccgccgaggtCATCTTCGTCCTCGAGGGCTCCCTCGACGTCGGCTTCAtcaccaccggcggcggcaacaacACGCTCTTCGCCCGCACCGTCCGCAGGGGTGAGGTCTTCGTCTTCCCCCGCGGCCTCGTCCACTTCCAGAAGAACAACGgcggctcgccggccgccgtcgtctccgccTTCAGCAGCCAGCTCCCCGGCACGCAGTCCGTCGCCGAGACGCTcttcggcgccgcgccgccggtgccgtccGACACGCTGGCCAGGGCGTTCCAGATCGACGCCGGCACGGTCGAGCTCATCAAGTCCAAGTTCCCGCCCAAGCACTAG
- the LOC102717088 gene encoding cell wall integrity protein scw1, whose translation MAGAGIHPFHQQWAPAPGAPAPAAAVPPPPPVPGAPDAAARPGGPPDEVRTIFITGLPADVKERELHNLLRWLPGFEASQINFKGDQPMGFALFSSAHHAVAAKAALQDLVFDAETKTALHTEMAKKNLFVKRGVGNDANAMDQSKRLRTGGDYTHSPYAAPPYHPPPPAVSMWGTPGYIAAPPPYNHYAAYPVPPVAMTSPSPVPGPTAYAPVQNTKDNPPCNTLFIGNLGETVIEEELRSLFSVQPGYKQMKVLRQDRNTVCFIEFEDVNAASAVHHNLQGAVIPSSGRGGMRIQFSKNPYGRRKDSIGGIGGPLNGAPSN comes from the exons ATGGCCGGAGCCGGCATCCACCCGTTCCACCAGCAgtgggcgccggcgccgggggcgcccgccccggccgcggccgtcccgccgcctccccccgtGCCTGGCgcgcccgacgccgccgcccgccccggcGGCCCGCCCGACGAGGTCCGCACCATCTTCATCACGGGGCTCCCCGCCGACGTCAAGGAGCGGGAGCTCCACAACCTGCTCCGCTGGCTCCCCGGCTTCGAGGCCTCCCAGATCAACTTCAAGGGCGACCAGCCCATGGGCTTCGCACTCTTCTCCTCCGCccaccacgccgtcgccgccaaggCCGCGCTGCAG GATCTCGTCTTCGATGCGGAGACCAAGACGGCGCTGCACACCGAGATGGCCAAGAAGAACCTCTTCGTCAAGAGAG GTGTGGGAAACGATGCAAATGCTATGGACCAAAGTAAACGTTTGCGGACTGGTGGAGATTATACTCATTCTCCTTATGCTGCTCCCCCATATCATCCACCCCCACCAGCTGTTTCCATGTGGGGAACGCCAGG TTATATCGCGGCACCACCCCCGTACAATCATTATGCAGCCTATCCAGTGCCTCCGGTAGCAATGACTTCACCTTCTCCTGTACCAGGTCCAACTGCCTATGCTCCTGTTCAG AACACAAAAGATAACCCTCCCTGCAACACCCTTTTCATTGGTAATCTTGGTGAAACTGTTATTGAAGAGGAATTGCGGAGCCTTTTCAGCGT gcAACCTGGTTACAAACAAATGAAAGTGTTGCGGCAAGACAGGAACACTGTTTGTTTCATTGAATTCGAG GATGTGAATGCTGCTTCAGCTGTACACCATAATCTACAGGGTGCTGTTATTCCTAGCTCTGGCCGTGGTGGAATGCGAATTCA ATTTTCGAAAAATCCCTATGGCCGAAGGAAGGATTCCATTGGTGGAATTGGGGGCCCTCTGAATGGAGCTCCCTCAAACTGA